The Thermoproteota archaeon genome includes a window with the following:
- a CDS encoding V-type ATP synthase subunit B — MTVEGGVQYSKIAEIKGPLVIVDDVENAAFDELVEIETSDGERRLGKVLEVGNHQAIVQVFEGTTGLSVSGTNAKFVGKVMEMPVSKEVLGRVFDGLGRPKDGLPEPIADKFIDVNGEPMNPEQREYPKDFIQTGVSVIDGMITLVRGQKLPIFSGSGMSHNILAAQIARQASVVGTEEDFAVVFAAIGVQYSEAEYFKRSLEESGALKRSVLFLNLADDPAIERIITPRVALTVAEYLAFDLGMHVLVILTDMTNYAEALREISAAREEVPGRKGYPGYLYTDLSTIYERAGRLVGRKGSVTQVPILSMPSDDITHPIPDLTGYITEGQIVLGRDLFRQGVYPPVNILMSLSRLMKDGIGEGRTRDDHQEISNQNYDAYSRAQEVRALAGIVGKAGLTEIDLKYMDVGDVFEKEFLSQDIDENRTIEETLGILWKVVSNLPKNELTKVKDKFVEQHYKGS, encoded by the coding sequence TTGACAGTCGAAGGCGGAGTTCAATATAGCAAAATTGCTGAAATCAAAGGTCCACTAGTAATTGTTGATGATGTAGAAAACGCTGCTTTTGATGAACTAGTAGAAATTGAAACCAGTGATGGAGAAAGAAGATTGGGTAAGGTATTAGAAGTTGGAAATCACCAGGCAATTGTTCAAGTCTTTGAAGGAACCACAGGATTATCTGTTTCAGGTACTAATGCAAAGTTTGTCGGCAAAGTCATGGAGATGCCAGTATCAAAAGAAGTACTTGGAAGAGTATTTGATGGATTAGGCAGACCAAAAGATGGTCTTCCAGAACCAATTGCTGACAAGTTCATTGACGTTAACGGTGAACCAATGAACCCAGAACAAAGAGAATATCCTAAGGACTTTATCCAAACTGGCGTTTCTGTAATTGATGGAATGATTACACTTGTCAGAGGACAAAAACTTCCAATCTTTTCAGGCTCTGGTATGTCACACAATATTTTAGCAGCTCAAATTGCACGTCAAGCATCTGTTGTTGGAACAGAAGAAGACTTTGCAGTAGTCTTTGCAGCAATTGGAGTGCAGTATAGCGAAGCAGAATATTTCAAACGAAGTTTAGAAGAATCTGGTGCACTCAAACGAAGTGTTCTATTCCTTAATCTTGCAGATGATCCAGCTATTGAAAGAATTATCACTCCTCGTGTAGCACTTACAGTTGCAGAATATCTAGCATTTGATCTAGGAATGCATGTACTTGTCATTCTTACTGACATGACAAACTATGCAGAGGCATTAAGAGAAATTAGTGCTGCAAGAGAAGAAGTTCCTGGTAGAAAAGGATACCCAGGATATCTATACACTGACCTATCTACAATCTATGAAAGAGCAGGAAGACTAGTAGGAAGAAAAGGCAGTGTAACACAAGTTCCAATCTTATCCATGCCATCTGATGATATTACTCATCCAATTCCAGATCTTACTGGTTATATCACTGAAGGCCAAATTGTATTAGGCAGAGATCTCTTCCGTCAAGGAGTTTATCCTCCAGTCAACATTTTGATGAGTCTTAGCAGATTAATGAAAGATGGAATTGGTGAAGGTAGAACTAGAGATGATCACCAAGAAATTTCTAACCAAAACTACGATGCATATTCCAGAGCACAAGAGGTACGCGCATTAGCTGGTATTGTAGGAAAAGCAGGTCTTACTGAGATTGACTTAAAGTATATGGATGTAGGTGATGTTTTTGAAAAAGAATTCTTATCTCAAGATATTGATGAGAATAGAACTATTGAAGAAACATTAGGAATTCTCTGGAAAGTTGTCTCCAATCTTCCAAAGAACGAACTTACAAAAGTAAAAGACAAATTTGTAGAACAGCATTACAAGGGTAGCTAA
- a CDS encoding flagellin, with the protein MNLIRKGHGHTHRGVIGVESAIVMIAFVIVAAALAFVVLNMGFATTQKAKTSIISGLGEASSSLEISGKVTGIGNVGDARLDVVSIPLKIASGGNAVNLQNTTASVKYLSNTVEYDNILVGTASTSTNAINVTEGWELANRHFNVVDVPANPVNGTWTGGTKAIFYWTVGAGNQILDEGEHAVLSIAFDQSPEERPAALDRIRAEILLPTGSPLTIERDVPNITNTVVDLG; encoded by the coding sequence ATGAACCTTATTAGAAAAGGACACGGACACACCCACAGAGGAGTCATTGGTGTAGAGTCTGCAATAGTTATGATTGCATTTGTAATTGTAGCAGCAGCTTTGGCCTTTGTAGTTCTCAACATGGGTTTCGCTACAACACAAAAAGCAAAAACATCTATCATCTCAGGTCTAGGTGAAGCTTCAAGCAGCTTAGAAATTTCAGGTAAAGTAACTGGAATTGGTAATGTTGGTGATGCAAGATTAGATGTAGTTTCTATTCCACTAAAAATCGCTAGTGGTGGTAACGCAGTAAACTTGCAAAACACAACTGCTAGTGTTAAGTATCTTAGTAACACTGTTGAATATGATAACATACTAGTAGGTACGGCAAGCACATCAACTAATGCAATCAATGTTACCGAAGGATGGGAACTTGCAAACAGACATTTCAATGTAGTTGATGTACCAGCAAATCCAGTAAATGGAACTTGGACAGGTGGTACCAAAGCAATTTTCTATTGGACTGTTGGAGCAGGTAACCAAATCTTAGATGAGGGAGAACATGCTGTACTATCAATTGCATTTGATCAATCCCCAGAGGAAAGACCAGCGGCATTAGATAGAATTAGAGCAGAAATTCTCTTACCAACCGGATCACCTCTAACAATTGAAAGAGACGTTCCTAACATTACTAACACTGTTGTAGATCTAGGATAG
- a CDS encoding peptidase M10 — MKKELDDTHKQISTLKKSNKISDWEKIDHVNGKSINDLKQYEEKLTKEINATKKEIKSRSKVLLLTEVSILPVVFLLLIISGVGPDLVNNTLQENNSFKSRYFVENLRGDTLDTWKSWRLIGTTMNVNIIAPSNIPQEKVEIVKNAINSMEAIEIDDSLTHKGPKGSYSKYYVGWKGALNDIQSQIVSTEYQIPLDFNIMGSNGGEGDIVITLSSLRDVDGYSGYTKSVVEGNEILKSFITIYDTGNLDEEELSTITRHEFGHALGLGHSTAPEDLMAPTIDMTYPYISECNAAALIELYNGGQDTQVVCEK; from the coding sequence ATGAAAAAAGAGCTTGATGATACACATAAACAAATTTCTACTCTGAAAAAATCAAATAAAATTTCTGACTGGGAAAAAATTGATCATGTCAATGGTAAATCAATTAATGACTTAAAACAGTATGAAGAAAAGCTCACAAAAGAAATTAATGCAACAAAGAAAGAAATAAAATCTCGCTCTAAGGTTCTTTTACTAACGGAGGTATCGATTCTTCCTGTTGTGTTTTTACTATTGATAATTTCTGGAGTAGGTCCTGATTTAGTAAACAATACACTACAAGAAAACAATTCATTCAAATCAAGATACTTTGTGGAGAATTTACGAGGAGACACTCTTGATACATGGAAGTCATGGAGGTTAATTGGCACAACTATGAATGTCAACATAATAGCTCCTAGTAACATTCCCCAAGAAAAAGTAGAAATTGTAAAGAATGCAATTAATTCAATGGAAGCAATAGAGATTGATGATTCCTTGACGCATAAAGGACCAAAGGGCAGCTATTCCAAGTATTATGTTGGTTGGAAAGGTGCATTAAATGACATTCAAAGTCAGATAGTATCTACAGAATATCAAATTCCGCTCGACTTTAACATAATGGGGTCAAATGGTGGAGAGGGTGACATTGTGATTACATTGTCAAGTTTACGAGATGTTGACGGATACTCTGGATACACTAAATCAGTTGTAGAGGGAAATGAAATTCTAAAATCATTTATCACAATTTATGATACAGGAAATCTTGATGAAGAGGAATTATCCACTATTACTAGGCATGAATTTGGTCATGCACTTGGATTAGGTCACTCAACAGCACCTGAAGATCTAATGGCGCCAACTATCGATATGACTTATCCATATATCTCTGAATGCAATGCTGCAGCCTTAATAGAATTGTACAATGGCGGTCAGGACACTCAAGTTGTTTGTGAAAAATAA
- a CDS encoding TrmB family transcriptional regulator, whose amino-acid sequence MNVNEELVNSLSNFGLEEPDAVMYLGLLQMGSVTVGSMSSKLEIDRGKAYRALNRLRNLGLVSTTFSNPTICQAVNPEDALSIMIQKREDEITTMQKLAKKIASDLKHVSKENSTNEVSSFSIIQGRSNIYARIGKLIQVSTNSLFIVTTVEDVLRMYHTSIPEKIALCKNKGIEVKLLTDTKSDNLLPLIDRLNASETRVGKLPSKSRIIVEKDTQLIMSGSIKESMDLNDESDSILYTNSSEMVSNMHSLCNHLWKKSKPLELLMKK is encoded by the coding sequence ATGAATGTTAACGAAGAATTGGTAAATTCATTATCAAATTTTGGATTAGAAGAACCAGATGCAGTGATGTATCTAGGACTGCTTCAAATGGGTTCTGTTACAGTAGGAAGCATGTCGTCAAAATTAGAAATAGACAGAGGCAAAGCTTATCGTGCACTTAATAGACTACGAAACTTGGGATTAGTATCCACTACATTTTCTAATCCTACAATATGCCAAGCCGTAAATCCAGAAGATGCATTAAGTATCATGATCCAAAAAAGAGAAGATGAAATCACAACGATGCAAAAACTTGCAAAAAAGATTGCAAGTGATTTGAAGCATGTATCAAAGGAAAATTCAACTAATGAGGTATCATCATTTTCCATTATACAAGGAAGATCAAATATCTATGCAAGAATTGGAAAATTAATTCAAGTTTCCACAAATTCACTGTTTATTGTAACAACTGTCGAAGATGTTTTACGAATGTATCATACATCAATTCCTGAAAAAATTGCCTTGTGTAAAAATAAAGGAATTGAGGTAAAATTGCTAACAGATACTAAAAGTGATAATTTATTACCATTAATTGACAGATTAAATGCTTCTGAAACAAGAGTTGGAAAACTTCCATCAAAAAGTAGAATAATTGTTGAAAAAGACACTCAACTAATCATGTCAGGTTCAATTAAAGAATCAATGGATTTGAATGATGAGAGTGATTCCATACTGTATACAAATTCATCAGAGATGGTAAGTAACATGCATAGTTTATGTAATCATCTCTGGAAAAAATCAAAGCCTTTGGAATTACTAATGAAAAAATAA
- the pyrB gene encoding aspartate carbamoyltransferase, which translates to MNDFFQKDIISIRDLDKQKLETIFKATDKVINLDPNQRREIARGKTLGYLFFEPSTRTRLSFEAAMASVGGTSLGIADVTSSSTQKGESLADTVKIMSIYSDVLVLRHSLDGSSRFAAEISSEPIINAGSGTEEHPTQAIQDLYTIKNIKKKIDGLKIGIVGDLKYGRTVYSLLQGLGNYDVNVSLISPEPLKIRSDSVYEIKKRLDFSETTNLEDVIDDLDVVYVTRIQKERFPDEEEYIKVKGSYVIGLDLLKKMKDDAIIMHPLPRLDEISTEVDKTPQAKYFQQAEFGKYTRAALLGLILNENGF; encoded by the coding sequence ATGAATGATTTTTTTCAAAAAGACATCATTTCTATTCGCGATCTAGATAAACAAAAACTAGAGACTATCTTCAAGGCAACAGATAAAGTCATTAATTTAGATCCAAATCAAAGACGGGAAATTGCCCGTGGTAAAACTTTGGGATATTTGTTTTTTGAACCAAGTACTAGAACTAGACTGAGTTTTGAAGCAGCTATGGCCTCAGTAGGCGGAACATCACTTGGAATAGCAGATGTTACATCATCTTCTACACAAAAAGGTGAGAGCCTTGCAGATACGGTAAAAATAATGTCAATCTATTCCGATGTTTTGGTCTTGAGGCATTCCTTGGATGGTTCTAGCCGTTTTGCAGCTGAAATTTCATCAGAACCAATAATTAATGCCGGAAGTGGAACAGAAGAACATCCTACTCAAGCAATACAGGATCTGTATACGATAAAAAACATAAAGAAAAAGATCGATGGTCTAAAAATTGGAATAGTTGGAGACCTAAAATATGGAAGAACTGTTTACTCTTTACTACAAGGTTTAGGAAATTACGATGTAAATGTGAGTCTTATCTCACCGGAACCACTCAAAATTCGTTCTGACTCTGTATATGAAATAAAGAAACGATTGGATTTCTCTGAAACAACAAACCTTGAGGATGTAATTGATGATCTTGATGTGGTGTATGTTACTAGAATTCAAAAAGAAAGATTTCCTGATGAGGAAGAATACATCAAAGTTAAGGGAAGTTATGTGATAGGATTAGACCTTCTCAAAAAAATGAAAGATGATGCAATAATCATGCATCCTCTACCCAGATTAGACGAAATCTCTACTGAAGTTGACAAGACACCTCAAGCAAAATATTTCCAGCAAGCCGAATTTGGTAAATACACCAGAGCTGCACTACTTGGACTAATCCTAAATGAAAATGGTTTTTAG
- a CDS encoding ATPase, with amino-acid sequence MKQIATLLIASLALSAVGFTGLAYAAEGETASGSSDSLKILGAGLAFGLAAFGAGIGLGQVGAAGLAVISENPALQSKVFIFVGMVESIAIYGIVMMFIILGQ; translated from the coding sequence ATGAAACAAATTGCAACTCTTCTTATAGCATCTCTTGCATTGTCAGCAGTAGGATTTACTGGATTGGCATATGCAGCAGAAGGCGAGACTGCAAGTGGAAGTTCTGACTCATTAAAAATTCTAGGTGCAGGTCTAGCATTTGGTCTTGCAGCATTTGGTGCAGGAATTGGTTTGGGTCAAGTAGGTGCAGCAGGTCTTGCTGTAATCAGTGAAAATCCAGCTCTACAATCTAAAGTATTCATCTTTGTAGGTATGGTAGAATCCATTGCAATCTACGGTATAGTAATGATGTTCATTATTCTCGGTCAATAG
- a CDS encoding V-type ATP synthase subunit D — protein sequence MSFGQNVAATKIELLKYKRSSQVATMVQKILDDKRKVLLKNIEEMIVEASKARGGIWDPLQDIYKSVNEAYLSLGTSTVDSVAQSTPAVMEVEVNIRRVVDVKIPALTVTEKDTKSVPYGFADTNSSIDRASKQIKVLLPKICKAAEYENSIFSLAKALEKTQKLLNALENVIIPQYHQRIKFILATLEEREREEFAKLKKVKAAMEKRK from the coding sequence ATGTCTTTTGGGCAGAACGTAGCTGCAACTAAAATCGAGTTACTAAAATACAAACGCTCAAGCCAAGTTGCCACTATGGTACAGAAAATTCTTGACGACAAGCGTAAAGTTTTACTAAAAAATATTGAAGAGATGATTGTTGAAGCCTCAAAGGCTCGAGGAGGAATCTGGGATCCATTGCAAGACATTTACAAATCTGTTAACGAGGCGTACCTTTCTCTAGGTACATCCACTGTAGATTCAGTTGCACAATCAACTCCTGCAGTAATGGAAGTTGAAGTAAATATCAGAAGAGTTGTTGATGTAAAAATTCCTGCTCTCACTGTAACTGAAAAAGATACAAAATCAGTACCTTATGGATTTGCCGATACAAACTCTTCAATAGATCGAGCATCAAAGCAAATCAAAGTTTTGCTGCCTAAAATTTGCAAGGCTGCAGAATATGAGAACTCTATCTTTAGCTTGGCAAAGGCACTTGAAAAGACCCAAAAACTGCTTAACGCCTTAGAAAACGTAATTATTCCACAATATCACCAAAGAATCAAATTCATTTTGGCAACATTAGAAGAGAGAGAAAGGGAAGAATTCGCAAAGTTAAAAAAAGTGAAGGCTGCCATGGAGAAGAGAAAATAA
- a CDS encoding tetratricopeptide repeat protein, translating into MVSDTGVIENQLQLMNGVLERLLEEQEISLELIPDDSFTLATDKKIKIDSMIKIRENLLGKNPKLRNKTISNKKLETLLGNYHYYSGSHDKALSFYQSAQKFDSKFLEPLFNEGLTLAKLGKHDKAISCYDKVLAINPKYFEAIYCKGNSLTTVSKHEEAISCYDQTLKIDPNNFDLLFNKGMALKELGKFTEALSFFDQGLSLQPSNFQTIFQKGLCLLELGKNQNALVCFEKVLELEPNYFDAIFNKGVVLRKLEKFNDSITQFDKTLAIDSNHFGSLFNKGLCLYNLGKIQLALSFMEKSLKFNPEHALSFYYKGKCLSKVGNLSEALIQFNTAIELEFSLTDAYLAKGDLCFNLGDYESSLKAYEHVLQKNPIQIEALFGKGKTLSFLEKYEESIVNYDQILEQIPNHFDTLWCKAKSLQKLGKYQDSVNFADKALKIKSNHYESLLIKAQSLSNLHNYTESLEFFEKALAQNPKNFKIILDTAKIFLHIQDLEKSLFYIDKSLAINPTNFDSLLYKGIVLASLEKHNEAIEYFDKAILNNCKSAEVFYRKAKSLTELERSTDALEFYNKALNILPNYFDALLAKGKVLSKLDQNNNAKQFLDKALEIIPNHFDALYEQGFVNFKTKKYNDAIHYFDLVLQNNPDHENTLLYKALSYSKLNKQNPALEFLDKTLKINPKNIDALFNKAKLFAESNKQESLLCLDYALKIDAKNPEILFQKGIVLASLEKHNEAIEYFDKAILNNCKSAEVFYKRGLSFAFTNNHSDAISSLNKALEINPNHSDALLQKGMLLLSMENFQQAYSSFMRALEIIPSNSLLLYNVGLCYSGLNQNSDAISSLNKALEINPNYFDALLQKGKLLSKLGTHADAISIFDKALKIKPNHIEALYQKGNSLSSLGKLNEALVFYENVLEINPNYFDALLQKGKIMLLTERYKDAIQCYNSILEINPNYFDALLQKGKLLSKLGTHADAISIFDKALKIKPNHIEALYQKGNSYYLLSDYQNALNTFDSIILINSDNVGALYHKGLIFEKLANHNNAIIYFDKVLFIDKKYTPALFHKGVILLKQKKFEDSISCFDKILEIKPNDIETLSKKSLALMNLGLISESISYADKVLSIKPQSINALYQKGLCLEQISKLSQAVSLFDKVLEIISNHSDALFHKGCSLKNLGKNIEALSCFDKILDKIPQDEKSLLQKGICLTKLEKYHEGLFCFEQILKQNPLFTPALLQKGITILETGQYEESIEIFQNVLKIEPFNQEGLLFMGKTLSILGKYDSANAFLEKILISNPNHSKALFTKGQICMRTGKTSESITYFDKALLTNPKSIEILSSKARALSSLCKYEKSIECFDKILNVESTNMSAMYEKSKLLVKLGNIVDSITLLKKIITIDPIYKEIIMKESDFAELQSNYQFKNILKI; encoded by the coding sequence ATGGTTTCAGACACAGGGGTAATTGAAAATCAGCTTCAATTAATGAATGGAGTTCTTGAACGATTGTTAGAAGAACAGGAAATTTCTCTAGAATTAATTCCAGATGATTCTTTTACATTAGCAACAGACAAAAAAATAAAAATTGATAGCATGATAAAAATTCGAGAAAACCTACTTGGCAAAAACCCAAAATTAAGAAATAAAACAATTTCAAATAAAAAATTAGAGACATTACTTGGAAATTATCATTATTATTCAGGTTCCCATGATAAAGCACTTTCATTTTACCAATCTGCACAAAAATTTGATTCAAAATTCTTAGAACCATTATTCAATGAAGGCCTTACTCTTGCTAAACTAGGAAAACATGATAAAGCCATCTCTTGCTATGATAAGGTATTAGCTATTAATCCAAAATACTTTGAGGCAATTTATTGTAAAGGCAACTCACTTACTACAGTTTCAAAACACGAAGAAGCTATCTCTTGTTATGATCAAACACTCAAAATTGATCCTAATAATTTTGATTTATTATTTAACAAAGGTATGGCACTAAAGGAGCTTGGAAAATTCACCGAGGCTCTTTCATTTTTTGATCAAGGTCTTAGCCTTCAACCATCCAACTTTCAAACAATATTCCAAAAAGGCTTATGTTTATTGGAATTAGGTAAAAACCAGAACGCACTTGTCTGCTTTGAAAAAGTGTTAGAACTTGAACCAAATTATTTTGATGCAATTTTTAACAAAGGTGTCGTACTTAGAAAGCTAGAGAAATTCAATGATTCAATAACTCAATTTGACAAAACACTTGCTATAGATTCTAACCATTTTGGTTCTTTATTCAACAAAGGTCTGTGTTTGTATAATCTTGGAAAAATTCAACTTGCTTTATCTTTCATGGAAAAATCATTAAAATTTAATCCAGAACATGCATTATCTTTTTACTATAAAGGAAAATGTCTATCAAAGGTAGGCAATCTTTCAGAAGCCCTGATTCAATTTAACACTGCAATAGAACTTGAATTTTCCCTAACAGATGCTTATCTTGCCAAAGGTGATTTATGCTTCAATTTAGGAGATTATGAAAGTTCACTAAAAGCATACGAACATGTATTACAAAAAAATCCAATTCAGATAGAAGCATTATTTGGAAAGGGAAAAACTCTTTCATTTCTCGAAAAATATGAAGAATCAATTGTAAATTATGATCAAATTCTGGAGCAAATACCAAATCATTTTGATACATTGTGGTGTAAAGCAAAATCACTACAAAAATTAGGAAAATATCAAGATTCTGTAAATTTTGCTGATAAGGCACTCAAGATTAAATCAAATCATTATGAGAGCCTTTTGATCAAAGCTCAATCATTAAGTAATCTTCATAATTACACTGAATCCCTTGAATTCTTTGAAAAGGCATTAGCACAGAACCCCAAGAATTTCAAGATTATTCTTGACACTGCAAAAATCTTTTTGCATATACAAGATTTAGAAAAATCACTATTCTATATTGACAAGTCATTAGCCATTAACCCAACAAATTTTGATTCTTTGTTATACAAAGGCATAGTTCTTGCATCACTTGAAAAACACAATGAAGCCATAGAATACTTTGATAAAGCAATTCTCAATAACTGTAAAAGTGCTGAGGTTTTCTATAGAAAAGCTAAATCACTTACAGAATTAGAAAGATCAACTGATGCACTTGAATTCTATAACAAAGCTCTAAACATACTTCCAAATTATTTTGATGCACTACTAGCAAAAGGTAAGGTACTTTCAAAACTCGACCAAAATAATAATGCCAAACAATTTTTAGATAAAGCATTAGAAATTATTCCAAACCATTTTGATGCATTATACGAACAGGGATTTGTTAACTTTAAGACCAAAAAATATAATGATGCAATACATTATTTTGATCTAGTTTTACAAAATAACCCTGATCATGAAAATACTTTATTATACAAAGCATTATCATATTCAAAATTAAACAAACAAAACCCTGCCCTCGAGTTTTTGGATAAAACATTAAAAATTAATCCTAAAAACATTGATGCACTATTCAACAAAGCCAAGTTATTTGCTGAGTCAAATAAACAAGAATCTTTGTTATGTCTTGATTATGCATTAAAAATTGATGCAAAAAATCCTGAAATTTTATTTCAAAAAGGCATAGTTCTTGCATCACTTGAAAAACACAATGAAGCCATAGAATACTTTGATAAAGCAATTCTCAATAACTGTAAAAGTGCTGAGGTTTTCTATAAAAGAGGATTATCTTTTGCATTCACAAATAATCATTCTGATGCAATATCTTCCTTAAACAAAGCACTGGAAATTAATCCTAATCATTCTGATGCACTACTTCAGAAGGGAATGCTTCTATTATCTATGGAGAATTTCCAGCAGGCATATTCTTCATTTATGCGTGCCTTGGAAATTATACCAAGTAATTCTCTCCTATTGTATAATGTTGGATTATGTTATTCTGGATTAAATCAAAATTCTGATGCAATATCTTCCTTAAACAAAGCACTGGAAATCAATCCAAATTATTTTGATGCATTACTGCAAAAAGGAAAACTGCTATCAAAGCTAGGTACTCATGCAGATGCTATATCTATATTTGATAAGGCACTAAAAATTAAACCAAATCATATTGAAGCTCTATACCAAAAAGGAAATTCATTATCATCTTTGGGAAAATTGAATGAGGCACTTGTATTTTATGAGAATGTATTAGAAATTAACCCAAATTATTTTGATGCATTACTGCAAAAAGGAAAAATCATGTTACTGACTGAAAGATACAAGGATGCAATTCAGTGTTATAACTCAATACTAGAAATTAATCCAAATTATTTTGATGCATTACTGCAAAAAGGAAAACTGCTATCAAAGCTAGGTACTCATGCAGATGCTATATCTATATTTGATAAGGCACTAAAAATTAAACCAAATCATATTGAAGCTCTATACCAAAAAGGAAATTCATATTATTTACTTTCAGATTACCAAAATGCATTAAACACTTTTGATAGCATTATTTTAATAAATTCTGACAATGTTGGTGCATTATATCATAAGGGTTTAATTTTTGAAAAATTGGCTAATCATAATAATGCAATAATCTATTTTGATAAAGTTTTATTTATTGATAAAAAATATACACCTGCATTATTCCATAAAGGAGTAATCTTACTAAAACAAAAAAAGTTTGAAGATTCAATATCATGTTTTGATAAAATATTGGAGATTAAACCAAATGACATTGAAACTTTAAGCAAAAAATCATTAGCCTTGATGAATCTTGGTCTTATTTCAGAGTCTATCTCATATGCAGACAAAGTACTATCTATAAAGCCTCAAAGTATCAATGCATTATACCAAAAAGGATTATGCCTAGAACAAATATCAAAATTATCTCAAGCAGTATCCCTATTTGATAAAGTATTAGAAATAATTTCAAATCATTCTGATGCATTATTCCACAAGGGATGTTCATTAAAGAATCTAGGGAAAAATATAGAGGCGCTTTCCTGCTTTGATAAAATTCTTGATAAAATTCCCCAGGATGAAAAATCACTACTTCAAAAGGGAATATGTCTTACAAAATTAGAAAAGTATCATGAAGGGCTATTCTGTTTTGAACAAATTTTAAAACAAAATCCATTGTTTACGCCTGCACTTCTTCAAAAAGGAATTACAATTTTAGAGACTGGTCAGTATGAAGAATCCATAGAAATATTCCAAAACGTGCTCAAAATTGAACCATTTAATCAAGAAGGATTACTTTTCATGGGAAAGACGCTATCGATACTAGGGAAATATGACTCTGCAAATGCATTCTTAGAAAAAATACTAATTTCTAATCCTAATCATTCAAAGGCATTATTTACCAAGGGACAAATTTGCATGAGAACTGGCAAAACATCAGAATCTATAACTTACTTTGATAAGGCTTTACTAACAAATCCAAAAAGTATTGAAATTTTATCATCCAAAGCTAGGGCATTATCTTCATTATGCAAGTATGAAAAATCCATAGAGTGCTTTGATAAAATTCTAAACGTAGAATCAACAAACATGTCTGCAATGTATGAAAAATCTAAACTATTGGTAAAGCTTGGAAATATTGTCGACTCGATTACTCTACTCAAAAAGATCATTACTATAGATCCTATCTATAAAGAAATTATCATGAAAGAATCAGACTTTGCAGAATTACAAAGTAATTATCAATTCAAAAATATACTAAAAATTTAA
- a CDS encoding aspartate carbamoyltransferase regulatory subunit, translating to MQESELIVRRIREGTVIDHIDEGKGLRVLNALDIDGKDGSLITIALNVPSGKFKKKDIIKVENRFLRDDDTNKLAVIAPKATVNIIKNFKLVEKRRVSLPNEIGRIFRCSNPDCITNSTEHIESVMQVIDRDGLVLKCRYCSRILDVNKLKYN from the coding sequence ATGCAAGAGTCTGAACTGATCGTAAGAAGAATACGTGAAGGTACAGTAATAGATCATATTGACGAGGGTAAAGGCCTTCGTGTTTTAAACGCCTTGGACATAGATGGAAAAGATGGAAGTTTAATTACCATTGCATTAAATGTTCCAAGTGGAAAATTTAAGAAAAAAGACATAATCAAAGTTGAAAACCGATTTCTTAGAGATGATGATACAAACAAACTGGCTGTAATTGCCCCTAAAGCAACTGTAAACATCATTAAAAATTTCAAGCTGGTTGAAAAACGAAGAGTCTCACTTCCAAATGAAATTGGTAGAATTTTCCGATGCTCAAATCCAGATTGTATTACAAACAGTACTGAGCACATAGAATCAGTAATGCAGGTAATTGATAGAGATGGTTTGGTTCTAAAATGCAGATACTGTAGTAGAATTTTAGATGTGAATAAACTAAAATATAATTAA